The Candidatus Polarisedimenticolia bacterium DNA segment GCCCTGAACCTGATCGGCAACCGGTCGGCGGAAGACGAGGCACGCTTCCAGGTTCAGACGCTCGGGGGAGGCGTCGAGCGGCAGAACCAGGCGCTGCACTACACCGAGCGCTTCGTCGGCTCGGCCCAAATCCACGGAGAGCACCATTCCGGAGAAAAGCAGGGCCAGGGGCTCGACTGGTTCGTCGCCTACAACGACACCAGCCAGGAGGAGCCCGACGTGCGCTTCTTCCGCAACGACTTCAACAACGAGACGCTGGTGGGGCTGAAGCCGCGCGACAGCACCGATCCTTCCAACACGCGCCGGATCTGGCGGGATGTCGGCGAGTCGAACTGGCAGTCGGCGGTGAATTACTCGCTGCCTTTCTCCACCTGGGGAGACCTTTCCGCCACGCTTCGTGGCGGCGTCCGCCTGGATCGCACCGATCGCGACTACGAGCAGCGCTCCTTCACCTACAACTTCCCCACCCAGGCGCCAGGCAACGACGCGGCGCGCGAGAACCTGCAGCTGGCCAGCTTCCATGCGACCGATGCCGATCAGCTCTGGACCGACGTCTTCACCGACTCGAACCGCATCGGCCTGGCGACCAATCATCCGCCGGCACCCAACCAGCTCCTCTGGATCATCACGCCTTTGACATCCTCCGACGTCGACTACACCGGCAGCCAGGACATCGACGCCGCCTTCGCCATGGCCGAGTTTCCTTTTCGCAGCAACTTCAAGGCGATTGCCGGCGTGCGTCTCGAGTCGACCGATCTGTCGGTCATCCCGACCAACGAGCGCCTCGGCAAGGTGGATGTCATCGTCGTCAACCCGGACAGCGGCGACCGCGGCATCCAGAGGGTGGACCAGGAGCTGGCGGTGGCCGATATCAAGGACAAAGCGCTCCTCCCCTCAGCCGGTCTCGTCTGGTCGATCCGCCAGGGAATGAGCCTGCGCGGCACGGTCAGCGCCACGATCGCCCGCCCCAACTTCCGCGAGCTGGCGCCCGTCGCCACCGAGGAGTTCATTTTCGGCGACGAGTATGTCGGCAACCCGGATCTGACGCTGTCCCGCATCAATAACTACGACCTGCGCTGGGAGTGGTTCCCGCGTCCGGGAGCGGTCCTGGCGGGCAGCGCCTTCTACAAGCAGATCCGCAACCCGATCGAGCTGATCAGCTTCGCCGCCGGCGGCCGCAGCTTCATCCAGCCGGTCAACTACGAACGAGGCAAGCTCTCGGGAGTCGAGCTGGAGGCCCGCTCCTCGATGGAGTGGGCGGCGGATTGGCTGAAGGACCTGTCGGTGGGGGTGAATCTCACGCTCATCAACTCCGAGGTGGAGGTCCCGGCTTCCGAGCAGGAGTCGCTGGCGTCGTTCGAGCTGGACGAGCCGACCCGGCGGCTGCAGGGGCAGCCCGACAAGATCTGGAACGCCAACCTCACCTACGACTCGGAGCGCTTCGGGACCTCCGTCGGGATCTTCTACAACGTCACCGGGGAGATGCTCCTGACCGGAGCGGCCCGTGGCGCCGAGGACGCCGTCCCCAACGTCTTCCAGGAAGAGTTCAAGTCGCTCGACGTCACCTTGGCCCAGCGGATCGGCAAAGGTTTCTCGGTCGCTGTGAAAGGGAAGAACCTCCTTGCCCCGGAAGCGCGCACCGTCTACCGCACCCCGTCGGGGGAGGAGACGGTCAAGACCGAGCGCGAGACCGCCCGGCTACTCGGGATCAGCTTCACCTGGAAATGGTAGGCGGAACGCTCCGGAGTTGCCGCAGGAATGTTGCCGAATCGTCACACAGGGAGCTTAACCTCACCGTATGAGAAGCCGCATCGTCCGCCGCCAAGCGTCGCTGGTCGCCTTATGCCTCATCCTGTCGGCCCCCGTCGCCATTCCGGAGGAAGCGCCCGACAGCCCCGAGACGGTGCGCTCGCTGCTGGCCAAGTGGGCCGAGACCCAGCAGATGATCGCCAAGGAGCGCGCCGACTGGAAGGACGGCAAGGAAATCCTCCAGTCGCGCATCGACCTGCTGCGCGGCGAGGTCGCCGCCGCGGAAGGGAAGGTCACGGAGATTTCCCAATCGGGCGGCGGGGTGCGCAAGGACAAGGCGGAGCTGAATGCCCGCATCGACACGATGAAAGAGGTCTCCGGCGAGCTTGGCCGGATGGCCGGGGAGCTGGAGACGCGCCTTCGCGTCCTGCACGATCGACTCCCCGATCCGCTGAAGGAAAAGATCAAGCCGCTGTACGGCCGCATGCCCGACAACCCGGCTCAGAGCGCCATCTCGGCCGCCGAGAGGTTCCAGAATGTCGCCGGGATTCTGAACGAGATCAACAAGTTCAACGGAGAAATCACCCTGACCAGCGAGGTTCGGACTCTGACCGATGGCAAGCCGGCCGAGGTGAAGGTGGTCTACGTCGGGCTGGGCCAGGCCTATTTCGTGGGGGCCCAGGGTCAGGCCGGGGTGGGTCGCCCCTCGGAGAAGGGCTGGGAGTGGAAGAACGAAGACCGCATCGCGCCGGAGGTGAGCCAGGTGGTGGAAGTGCTGCAGAACAAGGCCAAGCCCAGCTTCGTGCTGCTGCCGGTGGAAATCCGATGAGCCGCAACGTTGCCTTCGCGACCCTGCTGCTTGCCGGTGCGCTGGCCTCCAATCCCGTGGAAGCCCAGGCCGCGGGCGGCGGCGCGCCGCTCGCTCCGGTGGCCGGCAGCGTCCGGCAGGACCTGGAGAAGAGTCTGGCAGAGCTGAAGGCCCTGCGCGAGAGCATCGAGACGGAGAAGGTGCCCCTGGCGAAGGAGATGAGCTCGCTCGAAAGCCGGCTGCGCGATCTGAAGGGGAAGCAGGACTCCGGTGCGCGGAGCAACGACGAGACGGGGCTGGAAGTGGGGCAGCTGAAAGAGGCGGCCCACCTGCGCGAGGAGGAAGTCACCTACGTGGGCAACCTCCTCGACGAGTTCACGCGGAATTTCGAGAGCACCCTGCATGTGAGCGAGACGGGACGCTACGCCGCTTCGCTCGAGGCCGCCAAGCTGGCGACGCTGAACAAGGACCTCGCTCCCAAGGAGCGCTTCGCGCGCCAGACCGAGGTGGTGCGGCAGGCCCTGACGCGCGCCGAGGACCTGCTGGGAGGGACCCGCTACCCGGGCAAGGCGGTGGATGCCTCCGGGACGGTGGACGACGGCACTTTCGCCATGATCGGACCGGTGGTCCTGTTCGCGGCGAAGGACGGTCATCCTTCCGGACTGGCGACGCCCCAGGCCGGCTCCGACACGCCGGCGGTCCGGGCGCTGCCCGAGAAGACCGACGAGAAGATCGCCGAGCTGGTGGAGAAGGGGAAGGGGTCGCTCCCCCTGGATCCGAGCCGCGGCGGCGCGCTGCAGGCCCTGATCGCGCGCGGCAGCCTGTTCGGCTACTTCAAGAAGGGCGGTCCGATCATGTGGCCGCTGCTCTTCGTCTCGCTGCTGGCCAGCTCCGTCATCATCGAGCGGCTGCTGTTCCTCGCCGGGGTCCGGCGCGGGCGCGACCCGGAAGCGATCATCGACATCCTGGCCAAGGTGGAGATGGGAGACGTGGACGGGGCGATACGCCGCGGCCAGGGAACCAAGGACTTCGTGGCCCGCACGCTGGTGTACGCCATGACGCACCGGGAGAAGTCGCTCTCCGGCGCCCTGATGCGCGCCGGGGCCAAGGAGCTGGTGCGCTTCACGCGCGGCATCGCCATCCTGGACACGGTCATCACCATGGCGCCGCTGCTCGGCCTGCTCGGCACCGTCACCGGGATGATGGGCTCCTTCGGCATGCTCGGTGGCGCCGAGCTGAGCGCTCCGGCGCAGATCACCGGCGGCATCGCCGAGGCGCTGATCGCCACCGCCTTCGGGCTGGGGATCGCCATCAGCTCGCTGGTGCCGCTCAATTTCCTGCACAACAAGAACGAGGAGGCGCGCCACGCGATCGAGGACGCGGCCAGCCATCTCGAGCTGCTGATGAAGCCGATCATGGAGGCCGAGACTCGGTTCGGCAGCCGCGGGTCCGAGGGCCGTCTTGCCGAGGCGCTGCCCGGACCGGTGATGGCCGCCAAGCCCGGCTCTTCGCTGAGGGAGTACGCATGAGACTCGAAACGC contains these protein-coding regions:
- a CDS encoding MotA/TolQ/ExbB proton channel family protein; protein product: MSRNVAFATLLLAGALASNPVEAQAAGGGAPLAPVAGSVRQDLEKSLAELKALRESIETEKVPLAKEMSSLESRLRDLKGKQDSGARSNDETGLEVGQLKEAAHLREEEVTYVGNLLDEFTRNFESTLHVSETGRYAASLEAAKLATLNKDLAPKERFARQTEVVRQALTRAEDLLGGTRYPGKAVDASGTVDDGTFAMIGPVVLFAAKDGHPSGLATPQAGSDTPAVRALPEKTDEKIAELVEKGKGSLPLDPSRGGALQALIARGSLFGYFKKGGPIMWPLLFVSLLASSVIIERLLFLAGVRRGRDPEAIIDILAKVEMGDVDGAIRRGQGTKDFVARTLVYAMTHREKSLSGALMRAGAKELVRFTRGIAILDTVITMAPLLGLLGTVTGMMGSFGMLGGAELSAPAQITGGIAEALIATAFGLGIAISSLVPLNFLHNKNEEARHAIEDAASHLELLMKPIMEAETRFGSRGSEGRLAEALPGPVMAAKPGSSLREYA
- a CDS encoding TonB-dependent receptor, with the translated sequence VDIQTRSIPEKLTYAVSLGAENNSMATGNDAFLTYEGGGTPLLGGGADDRALPEAAKEAYKSIPPIPNNLFRAPYTAEKIAISDAYDRLVRSFDPAMGVTTDTPGLNGSFSFVGGNRWERGNDRVLGILGALTFQHKYDLMEDAQNNNGTVSLPDQPMQLVSRSETRGTEETLTGLLINFEFVAGQNQRYALNLIGNRSAEDEARFQVQTLGGGVERQNQALHYTERFVGSAQIHGEHHSGEKQGQGLDWFVAYNDTSQEEPDVRFFRNDFNNETLVGLKPRDSTDPSNTRRIWRDVGESNWQSAVNYSLPFSTWGDLSATLRGGVRLDRTDRDYEQRSFTYNFPTQAPGNDAARENLQLASFHATDADQLWTDVFTDSNRIGLATNHPPAPNQLLWIITPLTSSDVDYTGSQDIDAAFAMAEFPFRSNFKAIAGVRLESTDLSVIPTNERLGKVDVIVVNPDSGDRGIQRVDQELAVADIKDKALLPSAGLVWSIRQGMSLRGTVSATIARPNFRELAPVATEEFIFGDEYVGNPDLTLSRINNYDLRWEWFPRPGAVLAGSAFYKQIRNPIELISFAAGGRSFIQPVNYERGKLSGVELEARSSMEWAADWLKDLSVGVNLTLINSEVEVPASEQESLASFELDEPTRRLQGQPDKIWNANLTYDSERFGTSVGIFYNVTGEMLLTGAARGAEDAVPNVFQEEFKSLDVTLAQRIGKGFSVAVKGKNLLAPEARTVYRTPSGEETVKTERETARLLGISFTWKW
- a CDS encoding DUF3450 family protein, with amino-acid sequence MRSRIVRRQASLVALCLILSAPVAIPEEAPDSPETVRSLLAKWAETQQMIAKERADWKDGKEILQSRIDLLRGEVAAAEGKVTEISQSGGGVRKDKAELNARIDTMKEVSGELGRMAGELETRLRVLHDRLPDPLKEKIKPLYGRMPDNPAQSAISAAERFQNVAGILNEINKFNGEITLTSEVRTLTDGKPAEVKVVYVGLGQAYFVGAQGQAGVGRPSEKGWEWKNEDRIAPEVSQVVEVLQNKAKPSFVLLPVEIR